One window from the genome of Fulvivirga lutea encodes:
- a CDS encoding RNA polymerase sigma-70 factor has protein sequence MNKQELPLFETLFKEHFGGLTAFAVKYVQDVDEAKEVVHDAFIKLWEKHKGLEPDTNYKSYLYTSVRNRCLNKIRDRKKVVPISEANEELTADSTSTIETKELEREISYALNTLPNKCRKVFELSRVEELKYSEIAERMDISVKTVEAQMSKALRLMREHLADFLMLLFFIFLE, from the coding sequence TTGAACAAACAGGAACTTCCCCTTTTTGAAACTTTATTTAAGGAACACTTCGGTGGACTAACTGCATTTGCCGTAAAATATGTGCAAGATGTTGATGAAGCCAAAGAGGTTGTGCATGATGCTTTTATCAAACTTTGGGAAAAGCATAAGGGGCTGGAGCCTGATACCAATTACAAAAGCTATTTATACACCTCTGTGCGTAACAGATGTCTGAATAAAATAAGGGACCGTAAAAAAGTGGTGCCCATCAGTGAGGCTAATGAAGAACTGACAGCCGATAGTACTTCAACAATAGAAACCAAAGAATTAGAACGAGAGATATCTTATGCATTAAACACCTTGCCCAATAAATGCCGCAAAGTATTTGAGCTGAGCAGGGTTGAAGAGTTAAAATACTCTGAAATAGCAGAGAGAATGGATATTTCGGTAAAAACGGTTGAAGCACAAATGTCTAAAGCTTTGCGATTGATGCGGGAGCACCTGGCCGATTTTTTAATGTTACTTTTTTTTATTTTTCTGGAGTAA
- a CDS encoding FecR family protein translates to MSEDKNHIEILIAKVITGQSTYDERIAVEDWCKESAENQQVFDHYKKLYAIDKGHFTVPDLAIDVDSEWELFRSKVSGAKTIEMTPKSSANWLKVAAAILLIFASTFIIYKYLFSDSLIIHQTADAKQEYVLPDKSIVTLNANSSISYTSEFGSTTRAIELKGEAFFEVERNEKLPFIISAGDARVTVLGTSFNVSTTSSATEVVVSTGLVALSSQSTDKKIELGVGDAGKLSSQGELIQYKNEDTNFNSWKTGLIVFESTSLKKAIEDLNKVYKSSISISDEVTATCEVTATFDNQPLDSVLKVLTSTLDLTIEQTGQDIEITKAGC, encoded by the coding sequence TTGAGTGAAGATAAAAACCATATAGAAATACTAATTGCAAAAGTCATTACTGGTCAAAGCACTTATGATGAGAGAATTGCGGTTGAAGATTGGTGCAAAGAGAGCGCTGAAAACCAACAAGTATTCGATCATTACAAAAAACTGTATGCAATTGATAAAGGACATTTCACTGTTCCTGATTTAGCTATTGATGTTGACAGTGAATGGGAATTGTTTAGAAGTAAAGTGTCTGGTGCCAAAACCATTGAAATGACACCTAAATCCAGCGCCAACTGGCTAAAAGTAGCTGCCGCCATTTTATTAATTTTTGCTTCTACCTTTATCATCTACAAGTATTTGTTTAGTGATAGCCTAATCATACATCAAACTGCTGATGCTAAACAAGAATACGTTCTGCCTGACAAATCAATTGTTACGTTAAATGCTAATTCGTCCATTAGTTATACTTCTGAGTTTGGATCAACCACCAGAGCGATTGAGCTAAAGGGTGAAGCATTTTTTGAGGTGGAAAGAAATGAAAAGCTGCCTTTTATAATTTCGGCTGGTGATGCCCGAGTGACTGTGCTTGGAACTTCTTTTAATGTGAGTACTACTTCTTCAGCCACAGAGGTAGTGGTGTCTACTGGATTGGTGGCGTTATCATCTCAATCAACAGATAAAAAGATTGAATTAGGAGTTGGCGATGCAGGAAAATTATCAAGCCAGGGGGAACTTATTCAATATAAAAATGAAGACACAAATTTCAATTCTTGGAAGACAGGTTTAATAGTTTTTGAATCCACCTCACTAAAAAAGGCCATTGAAGATCTAAACAAAGTTTACAAGTCCTCTATTTCTATATCCGATGAAGTTACTGCTACGTGCGAAGTAACCGCTACTTTTGATAATCAGCCATTAGATTCTGTATTAAAAGTATTAACTTCTACCCTTGATTTGACCATCGAACAAACCGGTCAGGATATTGAAATAACTAAAGCAGGGTGCTAA
- a CDS encoding TonB-dependent receptor, giving the protein MLRLVHFLAIFPIISCLAAQQAYAQTSAQKIITIQADNLPVGDVLDMIEEQAGISFSYNSKLIKTSQKVSYRGTATLENVLKSLFDPMGIEFDFIEQQVVLKKKKPKDSKKAVISGYVKDQLNGEAIIGATVSIDSLSIGVLTNAYGYYSFPIPEGEHKVTFSFIGYNPVSISVTGNRDVNYSIDLEEKPPVLEEIVITSDESVELEEVQLSKEKISAETVTEMPALFGEMDVVKSMEFVPGIKAHSDGSTFYYVRGGNRDQNLLMIDDAPVFNSSHLLGVFSTVIPDAINSIEIYKGDMPVSMGGRLSSVIDIRTKKGNDRRFEVWGNSTLISSKLGVEGPIKKGFSSFLVSGRVSRIKYLFDNGNDDLKKLNFYDLTGKLNFSLGPKDNIYISTYTGKDNYFVDNVGLEWENILGSLRWNHLFNDKLFMNATVAGSSYDYFLHTDVSTNTKWKSRIATITLKSDFTYFKKANNVWSFGLAINGYNFNPGNLTTDNPNVQPPLISIRNSAETVLYGGQEVKLTDRLGVRYGLRISSWSNQGGAFEFLFDENNSPMDTLFFDAGEDYIDFGNTEPRLGLNYELTPYSSLKFSYTRNVQNVHLITNSISPFTSLEVWLPSSYNIEPEIADLIVFGYQQQLKKSGLMLSAELYFKNMQNQIDYEPHAETLLNPLIESELRFGDAQAAGLELMARKELGRLRGWVGYTISRATRTFEDINEGKEFNSFYDRPHEINLVMGYDLTKRIKLGMNWTYYTGSPYSKPIGFFNYNGLEAPIYGEKNGSRLPDYHRMDVSATFRLNKNPESRFTHDLSFSIYNLYGRKNTLFINYGKVEDAEGEFRMPSNLLENNRLTTQSYLFRFTPSITYNFRFL; this is encoded by the coding sequence GTGCTAAGACTTGTACATTTTCTTGCCATTTTCCCGATCATCAGTTGCCTAGCCGCCCAACAGGCGTACGCCCAAACGAGTGCTCAAAAAATCATAACTATTCAAGCCGATAATTTACCTGTTGGTGATGTGCTTGATATGATTGAAGAGCAGGCTGGCATTAGTTTTTCATATAATTCCAAACTAATAAAGACTAGCCAAAAAGTAAGCTATCGAGGAACTGCCACATTGGAAAACGTTCTGAAGTCACTCTTCGATCCTATGGGTATTGAATTCGATTTTATCGAGCAACAGGTAGTGTTAAAAAAAAAGAAACCAAAGGATTCTAAAAAAGCAGTAATCAGTGGATATGTGAAAGATCAATTGAATGGTGAGGCCATTATAGGCGCCACCGTTTCTATTGATTCATTATCCATTGGTGTATTAACGAATGCCTATGGCTACTACTCATTTCCTATACCCGAAGGTGAACATAAAGTTACCTTCTCTTTTATTGGCTACAATCCTGTAAGTATTTCGGTAACTGGCAATAGAGATGTTAACTATTCAATAGATCTGGAAGAAAAGCCACCGGTATTAGAGGAAATAGTAATAACATCCGATGAAAGTGTAGAGCTGGAAGAAGTACAACTAAGCAAAGAGAAAATAAGTGCTGAAACGGTGACTGAAATGCCTGCTCTCTTTGGTGAAATGGATGTGGTAAAATCAATGGAATTTGTACCTGGTATAAAAGCTCATTCCGATGGTTCTACTTTCTATTATGTGAGGGGTGGCAATCGAGATCAAAATCTATTAATGATAGATGATGCTCCCGTATTTAATTCCAGCCATTTGCTTGGCGTATTTTCTACCGTAATCCCAGACGCTATCAATTCCATTGAAATTTATAAAGGCGATATGCCGGTATCTATGGGTGGAAGGCTTTCATCAGTCATTGACATACGCACCAAAAAAGGAAACGATAGACGCTTTGAGGTTTGGGGTAACAGCACTCTTATCTCCAGTAAATTAGGCGTGGAAGGCCCCATTAAAAAAGGCTTCAGCTCATTTCTTGTATCCGGTCGTGTTTCAAGAATTAAATACCTTTTCGACAATGGAAATGACGATTTGAAAAAATTGAACTTCTACGATCTTACCGGTAAACTGAATTTCTCATTGGGCCCTAAAGACAATATCTATATTTCTACTTATACAGGTAAAGACAACTATTTTGTAGACAATGTAGGGCTGGAGTGGGAAAACATACTGGGTAGCTTACGCTGGAACCATCTGTTCAATGATAAACTCTTTATGAATGCGACTGTAGCGGGTAGTAGCTATGATTATTTCCTACATACTGATGTTAGCACCAATACCAAATGGAAATCTCGCATAGCTACCATTACCCTAAAGTCTGATTTTACCTACTTTAAAAAAGCCAACAACGTATGGTCATTCGGCCTTGCAATCAATGGATACAACTTTAACCCCGGCAACCTTACCACGGATAATCCAAATGTTCAGCCTCCATTAATCTCGATAAGAAACTCTGCTGAAACTGTACTTTATGGAGGGCAGGAAGTAAAACTTACCGATCGTTTGGGTGTCCGTTATGGTTTAAGAATATCATCCTGGTCGAATCAGGGTGGTGCTTTTGAGTTTCTTTTTGATGAGAACAACAGCCCGATGGATACTTTATTTTTTGATGCAGGGGAAGATTACATCGATTTTGGAAATACCGAGCCTCGCTTAGGCTTAAATTATGAATTAACCCCTTACTCATCTCTTAAATTTAGTTATACCAGAAACGTTCAGAATGTACATCTCATCACGAACTCAATCAGTCCGTTTACCTCGTTAGAGGTTTGGCTGCCCAGCAGTTACAACATAGAGCCGGAAATTGCTGACCTAATTGTGTTTGGTTACCAGCAGCAGCTAAAAAAGTCAGGTTTAATGTTGAGTGCAGAGCTGTATTTTAAAAACATGCAAAACCAGATTGATTATGAGCCGCACGCTGAAACGTTACTTAATCCGTTAATAGAAAGTGAATTGCGGTTTGGCGATGCCCAGGCTGCCGGCCTGGAACTAATGGCAAGAAAAGAATTGGGTCGACTGCGTGGGTGGGTAGGCTATACCATCTCGCGTGCTACACGCACTTTTGAAGATATCAATGAAGGCAAAGAATTTAACTCATTCTATGATCGGCCGCATGAGATAAATCTGGTCATGGGTTACGATTTAACGAAAAGAATAAAACTAGGTATGAACTGGACTTATTATACCGGATCGCCTTACTCTAAACCCATAGGATTTTTTAATTATAATGGGTTAGAAGCTCCCATTTACGGTGAAAAAAATGGCAGTCGGTTACCCGATTATCACAGAATGGATGTGTCGGCTACCTTTAGGTTGAACAAAAACCCTGAAAGCCGCTTTACGCACGATCTCTCCTTCTCCATATACAATTTATATGGTCGTAAAAACACCCTATTTATCAACTATGGCAAGGTGGAAGATGCCGAAGGTGAGTTTAGAATGCCTTCAAACTTATTAGAAAACAATCGACTCACCACACAGTCGTACCTATTCAGGTTCACTCCTTCTATCACTTATAATTTCAGATTTCTTTGA
- a CDS encoding DUF4249 family protein — protein MKQLTTILSIFLLIISCEERFEEDVEFAAQDLIVVEGLMTNELKRHRVKLTRPFGSQNEDPRPVSRAFMAIVDSDEEFVVLTEDPVGSGEYYTPPMRAVFGKFYLLVIRHRGKEYRAFDTPPGGQFLGDVALDTALIDGVIHYRLEYQETGTAANYVTHDIDWSATPNCSPQESCEGRVVFYDLKNIDVQEIFATEKDEFYFPQGSTVIRRKHTVSDRYKEFLRSLLSETEWRGGFFDITRDNIPTNVEGDAVGFFATVTVDVDTLIVN, from the coding sequence TTGAAGCAGTTAACCACCATATTGTCCATTTTCTTGCTAATAATAAGCTGCGAAGAACGGTTTGAGGAGGATGTTGAATTTGCCGCGCAAGATTTAATTGTGGTGGAAGGACTCATGACCAATGAGCTAAAACGGCATCGCGTAAAGTTAACCAGGCCTTTTGGTAGCCAAAATGAAGATCCCAGACCCGTAAGTCGTGCCTTTATGGCCATTGTTGATAGTGACGAAGAGTTTGTGGTTTTAACCGAAGATCCTGTTGGTTCAGGCGAGTATTACACCCCTCCCATGAGGGCTGTATTTGGTAAATTTTACTTGTTAGTCATCCGCCACCGAGGTAAAGAATACCGTGCGTTTGATACACCTCCGGGCGGACAGTTTCTGGGTGATGTTGCATTAGATACGGCCTTGATCGATGGGGTCATTCATTATCGGTTGGAATATCAGGAGACAGGTACTGCTGCCAATTATGTCACACATGATATTGACTGGTCTGCAACACCTAATTGCTCACCCCAAGAAAGTTGTGAAGGAAGAGTTGTCTTTTACGACCTTAAAAACATTGATGTTCAGGAAATTTTCGCCACAGAAAAAGATGAGTTTTATTTTCCTCAAGGGAGTACGGTAATCAGGCGAAAGCATACAGTAAGTGATCGATACAAAGAATTTTTGCGTTCATTATTATCCGAAACCGAATGGCGAGGTGGCTTTTTTGACATTACCAGAGATAATATACCTACCAATGTAGAAGGTGATGCTGTCGGTTTTTTTGCTACGGTAACTGTAGATGTGGATACTTTGATAGTTAATTGA
- a CDS encoding polyprenyl synthetase family protein, whose amino-acid sequence MQHTVARFHAMLEKKFEGHEYGQHPKELYEPINYIMSLGGKRLRPLLVMLGYNLFKEDTETILDQAMAVEVFHNFTLMHDDIMDEAPIRRGKATVHEKWNHNTAILSGDVMLVKAYELLLGTPKKQLKPILRLFNKTACEVCEGQQLDMVFETRKKVSEEEYLEMIRLKTAVLLGMSLEFGGLLAEADKEDVKALRVFGENIGVGFQLKDDLLDVYADKAKFGKQVGGDILSNKKTYLLINAIERAKGKQKTELSKWLNAEMFKPEEKVAAVTDIYNQLGIKELTEAKMNEYFETAFSHLKKVDCSLPQRAKLKEFAEALIDRQK is encoded by the coding sequence ATGCAACACACCGTAGCGCGTTTCCACGCTATGCTGGAAAAAAAGTTTGAAGGCCATGAGTATGGTCAGCATCCCAAAGAACTTTACGAGCCAATTAACTATATAATGAGTCTTGGCGGCAAACGTCTGAGACCATTACTGGTGATGTTGGGCTATAACCTCTTTAAGGAAGATACTGAGACTATTTTAGATCAGGCCATGGCAGTGGAGGTGTTTCATAATTTCACGCTCATGCACGATGATATTATGGACGAAGCCCCCATTAGAAGAGGCAAGGCTACCGTGCATGAAAAATGGAACCACAATACTGCTATTCTTTCAGGTGATGTAATGTTGGTGAAGGCCTATGAGCTCTTACTGGGTACACCTAAAAAACAACTAAAACCGATTCTGCGATTATTCAACAAAACGGCCTGTGAGGTATGTGAAGGGCAACAGTTGGATATGGTATTTGAAACGAGAAAGAAGGTTTCTGAAGAGGAGTATCTGGAGATGATTCGTCTGAAAACAGCGGTGTTGCTAGGTATGAGTCTGGAATTTGGCGGTTTATTGGCTGAAGCAGATAAAGAGGATGTGAAAGCGCTGAGAGTGTTTGGTGAAAATATTGGGGTAGGCTTTCAGTTAAAAGATGATTTATTAGATGTGTATGCAGACAAAGCCAAATTTGGCAAACAGGTAGGTGGTGATATTCTTTCGAATAAGAAGACCTATTTACTGATTAATGCCATTGAACGAGCGAAAGGAAAGCAAAAGACAGAGCTGAGTAAATGGCTAAATGCCGAGATGTTTAAGCCCGAAGAAAAGGTGGCCGCAGTTACGGATATTTACAATCAGCTTGGTATTAAAGAGCTCACTGAAGCTAAAATGAACGAATATTTTGAAACGGCCTTCAGTCATTTAAAAAAGGTAGATTGCTCATTGCCACAAAGGGCTAAGCTCAAGGAGTTTGCAGAAGCTTTGATTGATAGGCAGAAGTAA
- the rnr gene encoding ribonuclease R, translating to MSKKRKKQKAGKSENIQEKLSQKIVNLLNSNSQKAYSVSQITKKLGFRRKDYNREIPYVVKQLERDSRIQALSNGSYKSNRETEFIEGTVDHVNPRFAYVIPKDGTDDIYVSDKDLKFAMDGDKVRVGLKDKKHGKHAEGVVLEILERGKDEIVGRIEFSPRFAFVIADNRKIHQDVFVSLNETMKAAHNDKVIVKIKQWPSHDKSPEGEVIRILGKAGENNAEIHSIMAEFDLPFEFPNHVEEEAEAISEQLPKDEIAKRKDFRGVTTFTIDPEDAKDFDDALSYRKLDNGNTEVGVHIADVTYYVQPNTQLEKEAYDRATSVYLVDRTIPMLPEKLSNGLCSLRPNEDKFTFAAVFELDEEAKIVNEWFGRTVIHSDRRFAYEEAQQGIETGEGDFGKELQLLNALAKKLKAKKFAAGAVNFETTEVKFKLDEKGKPLGVIPKVRQDAHKLIEEFMLLANRQVARFVYGKKKGEEKLTFVYRTHDFPDPEKIETFATFARRFGHELKTEGSAVSKSLNNLMTEIEGKPEENVLQQLAIRSMAKAKYTTEAMGHFGLAFDHYSHFTSPIRRYPDMMVHRLLQHYLDGGKSAKKEDYEEKCVHSSEREKRAAEAERASIKYKQVEYMSLVEEKVFDGIISGVTEWGIFIEIVATKCEGMVRMVDLKDDYYEFDEKNYRVIGRKNKKMYSLGDKVTVAIKNTDIDRRTIDLEFVDEKDKFFYE from the coding sequence ATGAGCAAAAAGAGAAAAAAACAGAAAGCAGGGAAGTCAGAAAACATTCAGGAGAAGCTTTCTCAAAAAATAGTCAATCTGCTCAATTCAAATTCACAAAAGGCTTACAGCGTAAGTCAAATTACTAAGAAACTTGGATTTAGAAGGAAAGACTACAACAGGGAAATTCCTTATGTAGTGAAGCAGCTCGAGAGAGATTCCAGAATTCAGGCCCTTTCCAACGGAAGTTATAAGAGTAATAGAGAAACAGAATTTATTGAAGGTACGGTGGATCACGTAAATCCGCGTTTTGCCTATGTAATTCCCAAAGACGGTACGGACGATATTTATGTGTCGGACAAAGACCTAAAGTTTGCCATGGATGGCGATAAAGTGAGAGTTGGGTTAAAAGATAAAAAGCATGGTAAACATGCTGAGGGGGTTGTTCTTGAAATATTAGAAAGAGGAAAAGATGAGATTGTTGGTAGAATAGAATTTTCTCCACGCTTTGCTTTTGTGATAGCCGATAACAGAAAAATTCATCAGGATGTATTTGTGAGCCTGAATGAAACCATGAAGGCCGCGCATAACGATAAGGTGATCGTAAAAATTAAGCAATGGCCTTCGCATGATAAAAGTCCGGAAGGTGAGGTAATTAGAATATTAGGGAAAGCGGGTGAAAATAATGCCGAAATACATTCCATCATGGCAGAATTTGATCTCCCCTTTGAATTTCCTAATCATGTAGAGGAGGAGGCAGAAGCCATCAGCGAGCAATTGCCAAAAGATGAAATTGCGAAAAGAAAAGACTTTAGAGGCGTTACTACTTTTACCATCGACCCTGAAGATGCCAAGGATTTTGATGATGCACTTTCTTACAGGAAGTTAGACAATGGAAACACCGAAGTGGGCGTACACATTGCTGATGTTACCTATTATGTCCAGCCAAATACACAGTTAGAAAAAGAGGCCTATGATCGGGCAACATCGGTTTATTTGGTGGATAGAACCATACCCATGCTTCCTGAAAAGCTATCGAATGGTTTGTGTTCATTAAGGCCAAACGAAGACAAATTCACTTTTGCAGCCGTTTTTGAGCTGGATGAAGAAGCCAAAATTGTTAACGAATGGTTCGGCAGAACTGTTATACATTCAGACAGGCGTTTTGCTTATGAAGAAGCACAGCAGGGAATTGAAACAGGTGAAGGCGACTTTGGGAAAGAATTACAACTCCTGAATGCATTAGCTAAAAAGTTAAAGGCGAAGAAATTTGCTGCAGGTGCTGTAAATTTTGAAACGACTGAAGTAAAATTCAAGCTGGACGAAAAAGGGAAACCGCTAGGTGTAATTCCAAAAGTTAGGCAAGATGCGCACAAGCTAATTGAAGAGTTTATGCTACTGGCTAATAGGCAGGTGGCACGCTTTGTTTATGGCAAGAAAAAAGGCGAAGAAAAGCTCACATTTGTTTACAGAACGCATGATTTTCCTGATCCTGAAAAGATAGAAACTTTTGCCACTTTTGCCCGAAGGTTTGGCCATGAGTTGAAAACAGAAGGCAGTGCAGTGTCAAAATCATTAAATAATTTAATGACAGAAATTGAAGGCAAGCCGGAAGAAAATGTGCTTCAACAGCTAGCTATTCGATCTATGGCCAAGGCCAAATACACAACCGAAGCCATGGGCCATTTTGGGTTGGCGTTCGATCATTATTCTCATTTTACATCGCCTATCAGAAGATATCCTGATATGATGGTGCACCGATTGTTGCAGCACTATTTAGATGGAGGCAAGTCAGCCAAGAAAGAAGATTACGAAGAAAAGTGCGTGCATTCTTCTGAAAGAGAAAAACGAGCGGCAGAAGCAGAGAGAGCATCCATTAAGTACAAACAAGTTGAATACATGTCGTTGGTGGAGGAGAAGGTATTTGATGGGATCATATCGGGCGTAACCGAGTGGGGTATTTTTATCGAAATTGTAGCTACTAAATGCGAAGGCATGGTGCGTATGGTTGATCTTAAGGATGATTATTATGAGTTTGATGAGAAAAACTATCGCGTAATAGGGCGAAAAAATAAGAAAATGTATTCTCTAGGCGATAAAGTAACGGTGGCGATTAAAAATACGGATATCGACCGAAGAACAATCGACCTGGAGTTTGTTGATGAAAAGGATAAATTCTTTTACGAATAA
- a CDS encoding 3'-5' exonuclease, producing the protein MNKQLKNILFLDIETVSQTFDYQKVDERLKKQWARKASFLKREEGVSDEDLYIERAGIFAEFGQIIVIGMAFFHMEGDELQLRTKAIKGDNEKELLEEFKGILSKMNSDLLLCAHNGKEFDFPYLSRRMLVNGIPLPDVLNLSGKKPWEVNHLDTMDMWKFGDWKHYTSLDLLAAIFGIESSKSDMDGSMVNAVYHEENGLDKIADYCIQDVIVTAQLYAKLRSVELGEFKILS; encoded by the coding sequence GTGAACAAGCAGTTAAAAAATATTCTGTTTTTAGATATAGAAACAGTAAGTCAGACCTTCGACTACCAAAAAGTTGATGAACGATTAAAAAAACAGTGGGCGAGAAAAGCTTCTTTTCTAAAAAGAGAAGAAGGAGTGAGTGATGAAGATCTTTACATTGAGCGTGCAGGTATTTTTGCTGAGTTCGGGCAAATAATTGTTATTGGAATGGCCTTTTTCCATATGGAAGGTGACGAACTTCAGCTGCGTACCAAAGCCATAAAGGGCGATAATGAAAAAGAGCTTTTAGAAGAGTTTAAAGGCATATTGTCTAAAATGAATTCTGACTTGCTACTATGTGCGCACAATGGTAAAGAATTTGATTTTCCTTATTTGAGCAGACGCATGTTGGTGAATGGAATTCCATTGCCAGATGTGCTGAATTTATCAGGCAAAAAGCCTTGGGAAGTAAACCATTTAGACACCATGGACATGTGGAAATTTGGCGATTGGAAACACTATACGTCACTGGATTTGCTCGCGGCCATTTTTGGTATTGAATCCAGTAAATCAGATATGGACGGCTCCATGGTAAATGCTGTTTACCATGAAGAAAATGGGTTGGATAAGATTGCGGATTATTGCATTCAAGATGTAATTGTTACTGCTCAACTATACGCCAAGTTGAGGAGTGTAGAGTTGGGGGAGTTTAAAATCCTAAGTTAA
- the lipB gene encoding lipoyl(octanoyl) transferase LipB, protein MNHHINKKVKFINLGEIDYQKAWDYQTELFDAVVQRKIENRKVEADQQKVTDNYLIFCEHPHVYTLGKSGSEDNLLLDEAGLKEKNATYYKINRGGDITYHGPGQLVGYPILDLDNFFTDIHKYLRLLEEAVILTLKEYGIESGRIDGLTGVWLDHEKQENPRKICALGVKSSRWVTMHGFAFNINTDLDYFKNIIPCGIDDKAVTSLKFELGKPVEMSEVAKKLIHHISDLFEMELI, encoded by the coding sequence ATGAACCACCACATCAACAAAAAAGTAAAATTTATAAACCTGGGTGAAATAGATTACCAGAAGGCCTGGGACTACCAGACAGAATTATTTGATGCAGTCGTTCAAAGAAAAATTGAAAACAGAAAAGTAGAAGCTGACCAACAAAAAGTAACAGATAACTACCTGATTTTTTGCGAGCACCCGCATGTATATACCTTGGGTAAAAGTGGTTCGGAAGATAATTTGTTGCTGGATGAGGCTGGACTGAAAGAGAAGAACGCCACCTATTACAAGATTAATAGAGGTGGAGATATTACTTACCATGGGCCTGGTCAGTTGGTGGGTTATCCTATTTTAGACCTAGATAATTTCTTTACAGATATTCATAAATACTTGCGGTTATTGGAAGAAGCGGTGATCCTTACATTAAAGGAGTACGGAATAGAGTCGGGGAGAATTGATGGATTAACAGGCGTGTGGTTGGACCATGAAAAGCAGGAGAACCCACGAAAAATTTGTGCCTTGGGAGTAAAATCCAGCCGCTGGGTAACCATGCATGGTTTTGCTTTTAACATTAATACAGATTTAGATTATTTTAAAAATATTATACCCTGTGGTATAGATGATAAGGCGGTTACTTCATTGAAGTTTGAATTGGGCAAGCCAGTAGAAATGAGTGAAGTGGCCAAAAAATTAATACATCATATTTCAGATTTATTTGAAATGGAATTGATATGA
- a CDS encoding YraN family protein, whose translation MNTKAELGRQGEEQAAEYLSKKGYEILAQNYRYKRSEIDLICKHKNLLIFVEVKAKSYTSFGEPELSVDEKKAAKVIEGAEQYIHETNWHGDIRFDVISIVKIKGRFEIKHFEDAFY comes from the coding sequence ATGAACACAAAAGCTGAGTTAGGCAGGCAAGGAGAAGAACAGGCAGCTGAATACCTCAGTAAAAAAGGCTATGAAATTCTAGCTCAAAATTATCGTTATAAACGATCTGAAATTGACCTCATCTGTAAACATAAAAACCTACTCATTTTCGTAGAAGTAAAAGCGAAGAGCTATACCTCCTTTGGTGAGCCAGAGCTTTCAGTAGACGAGAAAAAAGCAGCTAAAGTAATAGAAGGGGCTGAGCAATACATTCATGAAACTAATTGGCACGGAGATATCAGATTTGATGTCATATCCATTGTAAAAATTAAAGGCCGATTTGAGATTAAGCATTTTGAAGATGCGTTTTATTAG
- a CDS encoding toxin-antitoxin system YwqK family antitoxin, whose product MKKLVYISLLLIIPQFIWAQGDIDPNSTDEQFTISSPVTIDLKEDEEEEEFVEPKKKKRKKKVFYGIKTRKGYTREGYGNRVTYELFYMLKDPIELDPYVRDIYWYDFRRKEIRIGGKVDQKYGAVLHGPYKKVRNDQVIVEGIFFKGMKHGRWIQLDKDDLLVDKEKYYKGWPKESLVRYYSREQEKMKEIIPVEYGEKEGNYFYFYESGKVGVKGEYHWDRPVGDWYEYYPSGRRKKVIRYPKDPFEEDFNPYIWKEWDPQGRLVYERR is encoded by the coding sequence TTGAAAAAACTAGTATACATATCGCTATTGCTTATCATCCCACAGTTCATCTGGGCTCAGGGAGATATTGACCCTAACAGTACAGATGAGCAGTTTACGATATCTTCTCCGGTGACCATTGACTTAAAAGAGGACGAGGAAGAAGAGGAGTTTGTGGAGCCCAAGAAAAAGAAGAGGAAAAAGAAGGTCTTTTATGGAATTAAAACCAGAAAAGGCTACACGAGAGAAGGTTATGGTAATCGAGTGACCTATGAGTTGTTTTACATGCTCAAAGATCCGATTGAGTTGGACCCTTATGTGCGCGATATCTATTGGTACGATTTCAGAAGAAAGGAAATTAGAATTGGCGGCAAGGTGGATCAAAAATATGGAGCTGTGCTACACGGGCCTTATAAAAAGGTGCGTAACGATCAGGTGATTGTTGAAGGCATATTCTTTAAAGGCATGAAACACGGCCGCTGGATTCAGCTGGATAAAGATGATTTATTGGTTGACAAAGAAAAATACTATAAAGGCTGGCCAAAGGAATCTTTGGTTAGGTATTATAGCCGTGAGCAGGAGAAAATGAAGGAAATTATTCCTGTAGAATATGGAGAGAAAGAAGGTAATTATTTCTATTTCTATGAATCGGGCAAAGTTGGTGTAAAAGGGGAATACCATTGGGATAGACCTGTAGGTGATTGGTATGAATATTACCCTTCAGGTAGGAGAAAGAAAGTGATTCGCTACCCTAAAGATCCGTTTGAAGAAGATTTTAATCCATACATCTGGAAAGAGTGGGATCCGCAGGGGAGATTGGTGTATGAGAGAAGGTGA